One genomic segment of Panicum virgatum strain AP13 chromosome 2N, P.virgatum_v5, whole genome shotgun sequence includes these proteins:
- the LOC120661812 gene encoding probable amino-acid acetyltransferase NAGS2, chloroplastic isoform X1 has translation MVTWAPGGRLAGEVLRPAARAAANGFLSGRLRRVAVTRRWRGTGVRCCAVGNSGSGGAAAAVDPGEEFVGFFREAWPYIRGHRGSTFVVVISSEVVSGPHFDRVLQDISLLHGLGIKFVLVPGTHVQIDKLLSERGKKAKYVGQYRITDSDSLEAAMEAAGRIRLTIEAKLSPGPPMLNLRRHGVIGRWHGLVDNVASGNFLGAKRRGVVNGIDYGFTGEVKKIDVSRIRERLDSDSIVVVSNMGYSSSGEVLNCNTYEVATACALAMEADKLVCIVDGQIFDEHGRVIHFMSIKEADLLIRKRAKQSDIAANYVKVVDEEGINSLHKGVYKPSMSVRALVNGYAASFQNGLGFNNGNGIYSGEQGFAIGGEERLSRSNGYLSELAAAAYVCHGGVQRVHIIDGTVDGSLLLELFTRDGAGTMIARDVYEGTRMATAEDLPGIRKIIQPLEDSGILVRRTDTELLEALNSFYVVERDGSIIACAALFLFPEEKSGEVAAIAVSEECRGRGQGDKLLDYVEKMALSLGLEKLFLLTTRTADWFVRRGFSECSINYIPEQRRKRINLSRGSKYYIKQLQPKHGGVTTNNFAIR, from the exons ATGGTCACGTGGGCACCCGGGGGGCGCCTCGCAGGCGAGGTCTTGCGGCCCGCCGCCCGGGCCGCCGCAAATGGATTCCTCTCTGGGAGACTGCGGCGGGTAGCAGTTACCCGCCGCTGGCGGGGGACCGGCGTCCGGTGCTGCGCGGTTGGTAACTCCGGctcgggcggcgccgccgccgctgtggacCCCGGGGAGGAGTTTGTAGGGTTCTTCCGGGAGGCGTGGCCATACATCCGGGGCCACCGCGGGAGCACCTTCGTGGTCGTCATCTCCAGCGAGGTGGTGTCCGGGCCACATTTCGACCGTGTTCTGCAG GATATCTCACTTCTCCATGGTCTGGGGATCAAATTTGTTCTTGTTCCAGGAACACATGTTCAAATTGATAAGTTGCTGTCAGAAAGAG GGAAGAAGGCCAAGTATGTTGGTCAGTACAGAATTACTGATTCTGATTCATTAGAAGCTGCAATGGAGGCAGCTGGTAGAATACGGTTGACAATAGAAGCAAAACTTTCTCCGGGTCCTCCAATGTTAAATCTCCGTAGACATGGTGTTATTGGACGCTGGCATGGTCTTGTGGATAACGTTGCAAGTGGCAACTTCCTTGGTGCTAAG AGAAGAGGGGTGGTTAATGGTATTGACTACGGATTCACTGGTGAAGTTAAGAAAATAGATGTTTCGCGGATAAGAGAGAGGCTTGACAGCGATAGCATAGTTGTTGTCAGTAACATGGGGTACTCGAGTTCGGGGGAAGTGTTAAATTGCAA CACCTACGAGGTTGCTACTGCATGTGCGTTAGCAATGGAGGCAGATAAACTTGTGTGCATTGTAGATGGTCAAATATTTGATGAGCATGGACGAGTTATTCATTTCATGTCTATTAAAGAAGCTGATTTGTTGATTAGAAAGCGTGCTAAGCAAAGTGATATTGCTGCAAATTATGTCAAGGTTGTGGATGAGGAGGGTATCAATTCTCTACACAAGGGGGTATATAAACCATCAATGAGTGTTAGGGCTCTTGTAAACGGGTATGCTGCTTCTTTTCAAAACGGTTTGGGCTTTAATAATGGGAATGGTATTTATTCTGGTGAGCAAGGGTTTGCTATTGGTGGTGAAGAGCGGTTAAGCAGATCAAATGGTTATCTTTCTGAGTTGGCTGCAGCAGCATATGTATGCCAC GGTGGTGTTCAAAGAGTTCATATCATAGATGGAACTGTAGATGGATCACTGCTATTAGAATTGTTTACAAGAGATGGTGCAGGAACAATGATAGCTAG GGATGTTTATGAAGGAACAAGGATGGCTACAGCTGAAGATCTTCCTGGCATAAGGAAAATTATCCAACCACTGGAGGATTCTGGCATTTTGGTTCGGAGAACAGATACAGAG CTTCTTGAAGCATTGAACTCGTTTTATGTTGTTGAAAGAGATGGTTCAATCATTGCTTGTGCTGCTCTGTTTCTGTTTCCTGAGGAAAAATCTGGTGAGGTTGCTGCAATTGCTGTATCTGAAGAATGCAGAGGAAGAGGTCAGGGGGACAAGTTACTTG ATTACGTCGAGAAGATGGCGTTATCGCTTGGTCTTGAGAAATTATTCTTGCTTACTACCCGGACTGCAGACTG GTTTGTGCGGCGTGGCTTCTCTGAGTGCTCCATAAATTATATTCCTGAGCAGAGGAGAAAACGTATCAATTTGTCACGTGGATCCAAGTATTACATAAAGCAGCTCCAGCCAAAGCATGGTGGTGTTACAACGAACAACTTTGCCATCAGGTGA
- the LOC120661812 gene encoding probable amino-acid acetyltransferase NAGS1, chloroplastic isoform X5 has protein sequence MVTWAPGGRLAGEVLRPAARAAANGFLSGRLRRVAVTRRWRGTGVRCCAVGNSGSGGAAAAVDPGEEFVGFFREAWPYIRGHRGSTFVVVISSEVVSGPHFDRVLQDISLLHGLGIKFVLVPGTHVQIDKLLSERGKKAKYVGQYRITDSDSLEAAMEAAGRIRLTIEAKLSPGPPMLNLRRHGVIGRWHGLVDNVASGNFLGAKRRGVVNGIDYGFTGEVKKIDVSRIRERLDSDSIVVVSNMGYSSSGEVLNCNTYEVATACALAMEADKLVCIVDGQIFDEHGRVIHFMSIKEADLLIRKRAKQSDIAANYVKVVDEEGINSLHKGVYKPSMSVRALVNGYAASFQNGLGFNNGNGIYSGEQGFAIGGEERLSRSNGYLSELAAAAYVCHGGVQRVHIIDGTVDGSLLLELFTRDGAGTMIARDVYEGTRMATAEDLPGIRKIIQPLEDSGILVRRTDTEITSRRWRYRLVLRNYSCLLPGLQTGLCGVASLSAP, from the exons ATGGTCACGTGGGCACCCGGGGGGCGCCTCGCAGGCGAGGTCTTGCGGCCCGCCGCCCGGGCCGCCGCAAATGGATTCCTCTCTGGGAGACTGCGGCGGGTAGCAGTTACCCGCCGCTGGCGGGGGACCGGCGTCCGGTGCTGCGCGGTTGGTAACTCCGGctcgggcggcgccgccgccgctgtggacCCCGGGGAGGAGTTTGTAGGGTTCTTCCGGGAGGCGTGGCCATACATCCGGGGCCACCGCGGGAGCACCTTCGTGGTCGTCATCTCCAGCGAGGTGGTGTCCGGGCCACATTTCGACCGTGTTCTGCAG GATATCTCACTTCTCCATGGTCTGGGGATCAAATTTGTTCTTGTTCCAGGAACACATGTTCAAATTGATAAGTTGCTGTCAGAAAGAG GGAAGAAGGCCAAGTATGTTGGTCAGTACAGAATTACTGATTCTGATTCATTAGAAGCTGCAATGGAGGCAGCTGGTAGAATACGGTTGACAATAGAAGCAAAACTTTCTCCGGGTCCTCCAATGTTAAATCTCCGTAGACATGGTGTTATTGGACGCTGGCATGGTCTTGTGGATAACGTTGCAAGTGGCAACTTCCTTGGTGCTAAG AGAAGAGGGGTGGTTAATGGTATTGACTACGGATTCACTGGTGAAGTTAAGAAAATAGATGTTTCGCGGATAAGAGAGAGGCTTGACAGCGATAGCATAGTTGTTGTCAGTAACATGGGGTACTCGAGTTCGGGGGAAGTGTTAAATTGCAA CACCTACGAGGTTGCTACTGCATGTGCGTTAGCAATGGAGGCAGATAAACTTGTGTGCATTGTAGATGGTCAAATATTTGATGAGCATGGACGAGTTATTCATTTCATGTCTATTAAAGAAGCTGATTTGTTGATTAGAAAGCGTGCTAAGCAAAGTGATATTGCTGCAAATTATGTCAAGGTTGTGGATGAGGAGGGTATCAATTCTCTACACAAGGGGGTATATAAACCATCAATGAGTGTTAGGGCTCTTGTAAACGGGTATGCTGCTTCTTTTCAAAACGGTTTGGGCTTTAATAATGGGAATGGTATTTATTCTGGTGAGCAAGGGTTTGCTATTGGTGGTGAAGAGCGGTTAAGCAGATCAAATGGTTATCTTTCTGAGTTGGCTGCAGCAGCATATGTATGCCAC GGTGGTGTTCAAAGAGTTCATATCATAGATGGAACTGTAGATGGATCACTGCTATTAGAATTGTTTACAAGAGATGGTGCAGGAACAATGATAGCTAG GGATGTTTATGAAGGAACAAGGATGGCTACAGCTGAAGATCTTCCTGGCATAAGGAAAATTATCCAACCACTGGAGGATTCTGGCATTTTGGTTCGGAGAACAGATACAGAG ATTACGTCGAGAAGATGGCGTTATCGCTTGGTCTTGAGAAATTATTCTTGCTTACTACCCGGACTGCAGACTG GTTTGTGCGGCGTGGCTTCTCTGAGTGCTCCATAA
- the LOC120661812 gene encoding probable amino-acid acetyltransferase NAGS1, chloroplastic isoform X3 encodes MVTWAPGGRLAGEVLRPAARAAANGFLSGRLRRVAVTRRWRGTGVRCCAVGNSGSGGAAAAVDPGEEFVGFFREAWPYIRGHRGSTFVVVISSEVVSGPHFDRVLQDISLLHGLGIKFVLVPGTHVQIDKLLSERGKKAKYVGQYRITDSDSLEAAMEAAGRIRLTIEAKLSPGPPMLNLRRHGVIGRWHGLVDNVASGNFLGAKRRGVVNGIDYGFTGEVKKIDVSRIRERLDSDSIVVVSNMGYSSSGEVLNCNTYEVATACALAMEADKLVCIVDGQIFDEHGRVIHFMSIKEADLLIRKRAKQSDIAANYVKVVDEEGINSLHKGVYKPSMSVRALVNGYAASFQNGLGFNNGNGIYSGEQGFAIGGEERLSRSNGYLSELAAAAYVCHGGVQRVHIIDGTVDGSLLLELFTRDGAGTMIARDVYEGTRMATAEDLPGIRKIIQPLEDSGILVRRTDTELLEALNSFYVVERDGSIIACAALFLFPEEKSDYVEKMALSLGLEKLFLLTTRTADCFEMFSGLCGVASLSAP; translated from the exons ATGGTCACGTGGGCACCCGGGGGGCGCCTCGCAGGCGAGGTCTTGCGGCCCGCCGCCCGGGCCGCCGCAAATGGATTCCTCTCTGGGAGACTGCGGCGGGTAGCAGTTACCCGCCGCTGGCGGGGGACCGGCGTCCGGTGCTGCGCGGTTGGTAACTCCGGctcgggcggcgccgccgccgctgtggacCCCGGGGAGGAGTTTGTAGGGTTCTTCCGGGAGGCGTGGCCATACATCCGGGGCCACCGCGGGAGCACCTTCGTGGTCGTCATCTCCAGCGAGGTGGTGTCCGGGCCACATTTCGACCGTGTTCTGCAG GATATCTCACTTCTCCATGGTCTGGGGATCAAATTTGTTCTTGTTCCAGGAACACATGTTCAAATTGATAAGTTGCTGTCAGAAAGAG GGAAGAAGGCCAAGTATGTTGGTCAGTACAGAATTACTGATTCTGATTCATTAGAAGCTGCAATGGAGGCAGCTGGTAGAATACGGTTGACAATAGAAGCAAAACTTTCTCCGGGTCCTCCAATGTTAAATCTCCGTAGACATGGTGTTATTGGACGCTGGCATGGTCTTGTGGATAACGTTGCAAGTGGCAACTTCCTTGGTGCTAAG AGAAGAGGGGTGGTTAATGGTATTGACTACGGATTCACTGGTGAAGTTAAGAAAATAGATGTTTCGCGGATAAGAGAGAGGCTTGACAGCGATAGCATAGTTGTTGTCAGTAACATGGGGTACTCGAGTTCGGGGGAAGTGTTAAATTGCAA CACCTACGAGGTTGCTACTGCATGTGCGTTAGCAATGGAGGCAGATAAACTTGTGTGCATTGTAGATGGTCAAATATTTGATGAGCATGGACGAGTTATTCATTTCATGTCTATTAAAGAAGCTGATTTGTTGATTAGAAAGCGTGCTAAGCAAAGTGATATTGCTGCAAATTATGTCAAGGTTGTGGATGAGGAGGGTATCAATTCTCTACACAAGGGGGTATATAAACCATCAATGAGTGTTAGGGCTCTTGTAAACGGGTATGCTGCTTCTTTTCAAAACGGTTTGGGCTTTAATAATGGGAATGGTATTTATTCTGGTGAGCAAGGGTTTGCTATTGGTGGTGAAGAGCGGTTAAGCAGATCAAATGGTTATCTTTCTGAGTTGGCTGCAGCAGCATATGTATGCCAC GGTGGTGTTCAAAGAGTTCATATCATAGATGGAACTGTAGATGGATCACTGCTATTAGAATTGTTTACAAGAGATGGTGCAGGAACAATGATAGCTAG GGATGTTTATGAAGGAACAAGGATGGCTACAGCTGAAGATCTTCCTGGCATAAGGAAAATTATCCAACCACTGGAGGATTCTGGCATTTTGGTTCGGAGAACAGATACAGAG CTTCTTGAAGCATTGAACTCGTTTTATGTTGTTGAAAGAGATGGTTCAATCATTGCTTGTGCTGCTCTGTTTCTGTTTCCTGAGGAAAAATCTG ATTACGTCGAGAAGATGGCGTTATCGCTTGGTCTTGAGAAATTATTCTTGCTTACTACCCGGACTGCAGACTG tTTTGAAATGTTTTCAGGTTTGTGCGGCGTGGCTTCTCTGAGTGCTCCATAA
- the LOC120661812 gene encoding probable amino-acid acetyltransferase NAGS1, chloroplastic isoform X2, which translates to MVTWAPGGRLAGEVLRPAARAAANGFLSGRLRRVAVTRRWRGTGVRCCAVGNSGSGGAAAAVDPGEEFVGFFREAWPYIRGHRGSTFVVVISSEVVSGPHFDRVLQDISLLHGLGIKFVLVPGTHVQIDKLLSERGKKAKYVGQYRITDSDSLEAAMEAAGRIRLTIEAKLSPGPPMLNLRRHGVIGRWHGLVDNVASGNFLGAKRRGVVNGIDYGFTGEVKKIDVSRIRERLDSDSIVVVSNMGYSSSGEVLNCNTYEVATACALAMEADKLVCIVDGQIFDEHGRVIHFMSIKEADLLIRKRAKQSDIAANYVKVVDEEGINSLHKGVYKPSMSVRALVNGYAASFQNGLGFNNGNGIYSGEQGFAIGGEERLSRSNGYLSELAAAAYVCHGGVQRVHIIDGTVDGSLLLELFTRDGAGTMIARDVYEGTRMATAEDLPGIRKIIQPLEDSGILVRRTDTELLEALNSFYVVERDGSIIACAALFLFPEEKSGEVAAIAVSEECRGRGQGDKLLDYVEKMALSLGLEKLFLLTTRTADCFEMFSGLCGVASLSAP; encoded by the exons ATGGTCACGTGGGCACCCGGGGGGCGCCTCGCAGGCGAGGTCTTGCGGCCCGCCGCCCGGGCCGCCGCAAATGGATTCCTCTCTGGGAGACTGCGGCGGGTAGCAGTTACCCGCCGCTGGCGGGGGACCGGCGTCCGGTGCTGCGCGGTTGGTAACTCCGGctcgggcggcgccgccgccgctgtggacCCCGGGGAGGAGTTTGTAGGGTTCTTCCGGGAGGCGTGGCCATACATCCGGGGCCACCGCGGGAGCACCTTCGTGGTCGTCATCTCCAGCGAGGTGGTGTCCGGGCCACATTTCGACCGTGTTCTGCAG GATATCTCACTTCTCCATGGTCTGGGGATCAAATTTGTTCTTGTTCCAGGAACACATGTTCAAATTGATAAGTTGCTGTCAGAAAGAG GGAAGAAGGCCAAGTATGTTGGTCAGTACAGAATTACTGATTCTGATTCATTAGAAGCTGCAATGGAGGCAGCTGGTAGAATACGGTTGACAATAGAAGCAAAACTTTCTCCGGGTCCTCCAATGTTAAATCTCCGTAGACATGGTGTTATTGGACGCTGGCATGGTCTTGTGGATAACGTTGCAAGTGGCAACTTCCTTGGTGCTAAG AGAAGAGGGGTGGTTAATGGTATTGACTACGGATTCACTGGTGAAGTTAAGAAAATAGATGTTTCGCGGATAAGAGAGAGGCTTGACAGCGATAGCATAGTTGTTGTCAGTAACATGGGGTACTCGAGTTCGGGGGAAGTGTTAAATTGCAA CACCTACGAGGTTGCTACTGCATGTGCGTTAGCAATGGAGGCAGATAAACTTGTGTGCATTGTAGATGGTCAAATATTTGATGAGCATGGACGAGTTATTCATTTCATGTCTATTAAAGAAGCTGATTTGTTGATTAGAAAGCGTGCTAAGCAAAGTGATATTGCTGCAAATTATGTCAAGGTTGTGGATGAGGAGGGTATCAATTCTCTACACAAGGGGGTATATAAACCATCAATGAGTGTTAGGGCTCTTGTAAACGGGTATGCTGCTTCTTTTCAAAACGGTTTGGGCTTTAATAATGGGAATGGTATTTATTCTGGTGAGCAAGGGTTTGCTATTGGTGGTGAAGAGCGGTTAAGCAGATCAAATGGTTATCTTTCTGAGTTGGCTGCAGCAGCATATGTATGCCAC GGTGGTGTTCAAAGAGTTCATATCATAGATGGAACTGTAGATGGATCACTGCTATTAGAATTGTTTACAAGAGATGGTGCAGGAACAATGATAGCTAG GGATGTTTATGAAGGAACAAGGATGGCTACAGCTGAAGATCTTCCTGGCATAAGGAAAATTATCCAACCACTGGAGGATTCTGGCATTTTGGTTCGGAGAACAGATACAGAG CTTCTTGAAGCATTGAACTCGTTTTATGTTGTTGAAAGAGATGGTTCAATCATTGCTTGTGCTGCTCTGTTTCTGTTTCCTGAGGAAAAATCTGGTGAGGTTGCTGCAATTGCTGTATCTGAAGAATGCAGAGGAAGAGGTCAGGGGGACAAGTTACTTG ATTACGTCGAGAAGATGGCGTTATCGCTTGGTCTTGAGAAATTATTCTTGCTTACTACCCGGACTGCAGACTG tTTTGAAATGTTTTCAGGTTTGTGCGGCGTGGCTTCTCTGAGTGCTCCATAA
- the LOC120661812 gene encoding probable amino-acid acetyltransferase NAGS1, chloroplastic isoform X4, which translates to MVTWAPGGRLAGEVLRPAARAAANGFLSGRLRRVAVTRRWRGTGVRCCAVGNSGSGGAAAAVDPGEEFVGFFREAWPYIRGHRGSTFVVVISSEVVSGPHFDRVLQDISLLHGLGIKFVLVPGTHVQIDKLLSERGKKAKYVGQYRITDSDSLEAAMEAAGRIRLTIEAKLSPGPPMLNLRRHGVIGRWHGLVDNVASGNFLGAKRRGVVNGIDYGFTGEVKKIDVSRIRERLDSDSIVVVSNMGYSSSGEVLNCNTYEVATACALAMEADKLVCIVDGQIFDEHGRVIHFMSIKEADLLIRKRAKQSDIAANYVKVVDEEGINSLHKGVYKPSMSVRALVNGYAASFQNGLGFNNGNGIYSGEQGFAIGGEERLSRSNGYLSELAAAAYVCHGGVQRVHIIDGTVDGSLLLELFTRDGAGTMIARDVYEGTRMATAEDLPGIRKIIQPLEDSGILVRRTDTEITSRRWRYRLVLRNYSCLLPGLQTVLKCFQVCAAWLL; encoded by the exons ATGGTCACGTGGGCACCCGGGGGGCGCCTCGCAGGCGAGGTCTTGCGGCCCGCCGCCCGGGCCGCCGCAAATGGATTCCTCTCTGGGAGACTGCGGCGGGTAGCAGTTACCCGCCGCTGGCGGGGGACCGGCGTCCGGTGCTGCGCGGTTGGTAACTCCGGctcgggcggcgccgccgccgctgtggacCCCGGGGAGGAGTTTGTAGGGTTCTTCCGGGAGGCGTGGCCATACATCCGGGGCCACCGCGGGAGCACCTTCGTGGTCGTCATCTCCAGCGAGGTGGTGTCCGGGCCACATTTCGACCGTGTTCTGCAG GATATCTCACTTCTCCATGGTCTGGGGATCAAATTTGTTCTTGTTCCAGGAACACATGTTCAAATTGATAAGTTGCTGTCAGAAAGAG GGAAGAAGGCCAAGTATGTTGGTCAGTACAGAATTACTGATTCTGATTCATTAGAAGCTGCAATGGAGGCAGCTGGTAGAATACGGTTGACAATAGAAGCAAAACTTTCTCCGGGTCCTCCAATGTTAAATCTCCGTAGACATGGTGTTATTGGACGCTGGCATGGTCTTGTGGATAACGTTGCAAGTGGCAACTTCCTTGGTGCTAAG AGAAGAGGGGTGGTTAATGGTATTGACTACGGATTCACTGGTGAAGTTAAGAAAATAGATGTTTCGCGGATAAGAGAGAGGCTTGACAGCGATAGCATAGTTGTTGTCAGTAACATGGGGTACTCGAGTTCGGGGGAAGTGTTAAATTGCAA CACCTACGAGGTTGCTACTGCATGTGCGTTAGCAATGGAGGCAGATAAACTTGTGTGCATTGTAGATGGTCAAATATTTGATGAGCATGGACGAGTTATTCATTTCATGTCTATTAAAGAAGCTGATTTGTTGATTAGAAAGCGTGCTAAGCAAAGTGATATTGCTGCAAATTATGTCAAGGTTGTGGATGAGGAGGGTATCAATTCTCTACACAAGGGGGTATATAAACCATCAATGAGTGTTAGGGCTCTTGTAAACGGGTATGCTGCTTCTTTTCAAAACGGTTTGGGCTTTAATAATGGGAATGGTATTTATTCTGGTGAGCAAGGGTTTGCTATTGGTGGTGAAGAGCGGTTAAGCAGATCAAATGGTTATCTTTCTGAGTTGGCTGCAGCAGCATATGTATGCCAC GGTGGTGTTCAAAGAGTTCATATCATAGATGGAACTGTAGATGGATCACTGCTATTAGAATTGTTTACAAGAGATGGTGCAGGAACAATGATAGCTAG GGATGTTTATGAAGGAACAAGGATGGCTACAGCTGAAGATCTTCCTGGCATAAGGAAAATTATCCAACCACTGGAGGATTCTGGCATTTTGGTTCGGAGAACAGATACAGAG ATTACGTCGAGAAGATGGCGTTATCGCTTGGTCTTGAGAAATTATTCTTGCTTACTACCCGGACTGCAGACTG tTTTGAAATGTTTTCAGGTTTGTGCGGCGTGGCTTCTCTGA